In candidate division WOR-3 bacterium, the following proteins share a genomic window:
- the accB gene encoding acetyl-CoA carboxylase biotin carboxyl carrier protein, whose translation MAKDNKPVPADGPGSSSLPPIQFTDTTLRDAHQSLWATRMKTADMLPVLDHLDKVGYWSLEMWGGATFDVCLRFLNEDPWERLSEIRKRVKNTRLQMLLRGQNVVGYKNYPDDVLKEFVVESAGRGLDVYRVFDALNDARNLERAIDYVKKAGKHAQGTLCYAISPVHTIEYYLARAHEQQEMGIDSICIKDMAGIISPAVAYDLVKALKETIGLPVQLHCHASSGMAVAAYLKAAEAGVDVIDTAAAPLAFMTSQPAAESMVATFAGSPRDPGLNMAEMEAVEGHFGKLAAGQCVALPKVVDSMVIIHQIPGGMASNLLSQLKEQKAEDRLREVLEEVPRVREDLGFPPLVTPTSQIVGVQAVHNVLAGERYKRVTRETKDYVKGLYGRAPAPIREAVALKILGDEKPVKGRPADTLEPGMPRARKELSKDLVQAESDFISYAIFPEVSLKFFQWRKNPTAPEPEKKAQAQAQAQAQAQAQAKPAAAPEDPQVRRLRGLIEIVATHSVTDFEWEHEDEKVRIRRGSGEAAPVPAKHDVPAPQPAAEPVHVAAQPVPEPVVPAAPVPAPQPAPAAQPAANTEEVTSPMVGTFYLRSRPESPPFIKKGDAVDPGQTLCIVEAMKLMNEIQAEKKCSIVDILVEDGESVEYGQPLVIIEPL comes from the coding sequence ATGGCGAAAGACAATAAACCGGTACCGGCCGACGGGCCGGGTTCTTCTTCGTTGCCTCCGATTCAGTTTACAGATACCACGCTCCGCGACGCGCACCAGTCGTTGTGGGCCACCCGGATGAAGACAGCCGACATGCTGCCCGTGCTCGACCATCTGGACAAGGTCGGGTACTGGTCGCTGGAGATGTGGGGCGGGGCCACGTTTGACGTCTGTCTGCGGTTTCTCAACGAGGATCCGTGGGAGCGGCTGAGCGAGATCCGGAAGCGGGTGAAAAACACCCGGCTGCAGATGCTGCTGCGCGGACAGAACGTGGTCGGGTACAAGAACTACCCGGACGACGTGCTCAAGGAATTCGTGGTCGAGTCGGCGGGGCGGGGTCTCGACGTCTATCGCGTGTTCGACGCCCTGAATGACGCGCGCAATCTTGAGCGGGCCATCGACTACGTGAAGAAGGCCGGGAAGCACGCGCAAGGGACCCTCTGCTACGCCATTTCACCCGTGCACACGATTGAGTACTACCTCGCCCGAGCGCACGAACAGCAGGAGATGGGTATCGACTCCATCTGCATCAAGGACATGGCAGGGATTATCTCGCCGGCAGTGGCCTATGACCTGGTCAAGGCGCTCAAGGAGACTATCGGCCTGCCCGTGCAACTCCACTGTCATGCGTCGAGCGGTATGGCCGTGGCGGCGTATCTCAAGGCAGCCGAGGCCGGGGTCGACGTGATAGACACCGCGGCCGCGCCCCTGGCATTCATGACCTCGCAGCCGGCAGCCGAGAGCATGGTCGCCACCTTTGCCGGCTCGCCGCGCGACCCGGGACTCAACATGGCTGAGATGGAGGCTGTCGAAGGGCACTTCGGCAAGCTGGCAGCGGGCCAGTGCGTCGCTCTTCCCAAGGTCGTGGATTCAATGGTCATCATCCACCAGATTCCGGGCGGAATGGCTTCGAACCTGTTGTCCCAGCTCAAGGAGCAGAAGGCCGAGGACCGGCTGCGCGAAGTGCTGGAGGAGGTGCCGCGTGTGCGCGAAGACCTGGGGTTCCCGCCGCTCGTGACCCCGACCAGCCAGATTGTCGGTGTGCAGGCGGTGCACAACGTGCTCGCAGGGGAGAGGTACAAGCGAGTAACGCGTGAGACCAAGGACTACGTGAAGGGGCTGTATGGAAGGGCGCCTGCCCCGATCCGGGAGGCGGTGGCCCTCAAGATACTCGGCGACGAGAAGCCTGTGAAAGGGAGACCCGCGGATACGCTTGAACCGGGCATGCCCAGGGCGCGCAAGGAGCTGAGCAAGGACCTGGTGCAGGCCGAGTCCGACTTCATCTCCTACGCCATCTTCCCGGAGGTCTCGCTCAAGTTCTTCCAGTGGCGGAAGAACCCGACCGCCCCGGAGCCCGAAAAGAAAGCTCAAGCCCAAGCTCAGGCACAGGCGCAAGCGCAGGCACAGGCGAAGCCGGCGGCAGCGCCGGAAGACCCGCAGGTGCGTCGTCTGCGCGGTCTGATCGAGATAGTCGCTACTCACTCGGTGACCGATTTCGAGTGGGAGCACGAGGATGAGAAGGTGAGGATCAGGCGGGGCTCAGGAGAGGCTGCACCTGTACCAGCGAAGCACGATGTGCCGGCTCCGCAGCCCGCTGCCGAACCAGTCCACGTTGCCGCTCAGCCGGTCCCAGAGCCAGTCGTCCCTGCGGCCCCTGTGCCGGCCCCGCAACCGGCTCCGGCAGCACAGCCCGCAGCCAACACCGAGGAAGTGACGTCGCCGATGGTGGGCACTTTCTACCTCAGGTCCAGACCTGAGTCCCCGCCGTTCATCAAGAAGGGTGATGCAGTCGACCCGGGGCAGACACTCTGCATCGTTGAGGCGATGAAGCTGATGAACGAGATACAGGCGGAGAAGAAGTGCAGTATAGTCGATATCCTGGTTGAAGACGGCGAGTCGGTCGAATACGGCCAGCCACTGGTAATCATCGAGCCGCTCTAG
- a CDS encoding UDP-N-acetylmuramoyl-tripeptide--D-alanyl-D-alanine ligase: MEPIRLNELVTATGGRLVNGRDLKVTGVSIDTRTLTSGDLYVAIRGKRLDGHQFCEQAVAKGAVGVVVDSDTAVPKGSVGIVVENTTAALGRIAFRHRERMSARVVAVTGSNGKSTTKEILAAILAVKFKTLKPQGSFNNDIGVPLTVLRMTRETEAAVFELEMNELGGTARLARICRPEVGVVTNIGDTHLEFMKDRHGVAQEKAELLQALPEKGAAALNADDPMVMAIGSTYAPPRRVTFGLEEKSEVFATDIVDAGLAGSRFRLMGQHEITLPMPGRHNVANCLAACAGAYAMGMWPGDMPDAIARLEPLPMRLRVQKLGDITLIEDCYNANPQSVGAALKILEKCGPVERRVAFLGDMHELGESSAVRHEDLGREVGTFVSRLVAVGPMGEHTARGASTAGLKQVARFDRAEQARGAVFDFVRPGDTILVKGSRAMAMEIICQEIVRVYGERQ, encoded by the coding sequence ATGGAACCCATAAGGTTGAATGAGCTCGTGACAGCAACCGGAGGTCGGCTGGTGAACGGCCGGGATCTGAAGGTCACCGGCGTATCGATTGACACTCGCACCCTCACGTCCGGAGACCTGTACGTTGCTATCCGGGGCAAGCGGCTCGACGGTCACCAGTTCTGCGAGCAGGCCGTCGCGAAGGGCGCGGTCGGGGTTGTCGTTGACTCGGATACGGCCGTGCCGAAGGGAAGCGTCGGTATCGTCGTCGAGAATACCACCGCTGCCCTGGGTCGAATCGCTTTCCGTCACCGCGAGCGGATGTCTGCCCGAGTCGTCGCGGTTACGGGCAGCAATGGCAAGTCGACGACGAAGGAGATCCTCGCCGCCATCCTCGCCGTCAAGTTCAAGACGCTCAAGCCTCAGGGAAGTTTCAACAACGACATCGGCGTGCCGCTGACAGTGCTGCGGATGACCAGGGAGACCGAGGCGGCAGTCTTCGAGCTAGAGATGAACGAACTGGGCGGGACCGCGCGGCTGGCCCGCATCTGCCGTCCCGAGGTCGGGGTGGTTACCAACATCGGGGACACGCACCTCGAGTTCATGAAGGACCGACACGGTGTGGCGCAGGAGAAAGCCGAACTGCTTCAAGCTCTGCCCGAAAAGGGGGCAGCCGCCCTCAATGCCGACGACCCGATGGTGATGGCTATAGGCTCGACCTATGCTCCGCCTCGTCGGGTTACATTCGGGCTGGAAGAGAAGTCAGAGGTCTTCGCCACCGACATTGTGGACGCCGGGCTTGCCGGAAGCCGGTTTCGATTGATGGGTCAGCACGAGATCACACTGCCCATGCCGGGGAGACACAATGTTGCCAACTGCCTGGCTGCCTGCGCCGGCGCCTATGCCATGGGCATGTGGCCCGGCGACATGCCGGACGCGATAGCCCGGCTCGAACCCCTGCCGATGCGGCTGCGGGTGCAAAAGCTAGGCGACATCACGCTCATCGAGGATTGCTACAATGCAAATCCGCAGTCAGTCGGTGCGGCGCTGAAGATTCTGGAGAAGTGCGGTCCAGTCGAACGGCGTGTCGCGTTTCTAGGAGATATGCACGAACTGGGGGAGTCGTCGGCGGTTCGGCATGAGGACCTCGGCCGCGAGGTGGGGACATTTGTAAGTAGACTGGTAGCGGTCGGGCCTATGGGCGAGCATACGGCCAGAGGGGCGTCTACCGCAGGACTGAAGCAGGTAGCGCGGTTTGACAGGGCTGAGCAGGCGCGGGGGGCGGTGTTTGACTTCGTTAGGCCCGGGGATACAATCCTCGTCAAAGGCTCCAGGGCCATGGCCATGGAAATCATCTGTCAGGAGATTGTGAGAGTTTATGGCGAAAGACAATAA
- the queA gene encoding tRNA preQ1(34) S-adenosylmethionine ribosyltransferase-isomerase QueA, protein MLVADFDYDLPKELIAQQPLARRDASRMLVLERSTGKVSDAMFSDIGQWLREGDLLVLNNTRVIPARVFGKLPTGGTVELLLLRQVEPGVWEALSRPSRKARPGAILQFGSHNATIVERKPEGIRLVRFDPPDVSTLQQSRGEVALPPYIEEKCGDYARYQTVFAQVDGAIAAPTAGLHFTPELLRALGHAGVETAFVTLHAGLGTFRPVKAENIEEHAMHPEEFELSEAAAGQVNRALSEGRRIVCVGTTTVRVLEGQAFEESPNDETRMSNTPHPVPLLLEERESEATVRRKAVNGGWRVKPGKGQIDLYIYPGYEWKVVGALLTNFHLPKSTLLMLVSALAGRDAVLAAYRHAVEQRYRFYSFGDAMLVV, encoded by the coding sequence ATGCTCGTAGCTGATTTCGACTACGACCTGCCGAAGGAGTTGATCGCCCAGCAGCCGCTGGCGCGGCGTGATGCGTCGCGGATGCTCGTGCTCGAGCGCAGCACAGGCAAGGTGAGCGATGCCATGTTCAGCGACATCGGGCAGTGGCTAAGGGAAGGCGACCTGCTGGTTCTGAACAACACCCGGGTCATACCGGCGCGGGTGTTCGGCAAACTGCCGACCGGCGGTACGGTGGAACTGCTGCTGCTGCGACAGGTCGAGCCCGGTGTCTGGGAAGCTCTCTCCCGCCCTTCCCGCAAGGCGAGGCCGGGCGCAATCCTGCAGTTCGGCTCCCACAACGCGACCATCGTGGAGCGGAAGCCGGAGGGCATACGTCTGGTGAGGTTCGACCCGCCGGATGTTTCTACTCTGCAGCAGTCTCGCGGCGAAGTGGCCTTGCCGCCCTATATAGAAGAGAAGTGCGGTGACTATGCGCGGTACCAGACGGTGTTTGCGCAGGTAGACGGGGCGATTGCCGCGCCGACGGCCGGGCTGCATTTCACGCCGGAGTTGCTCCGCGCGCTGGGTCATGCCGGTGTAGAGACGGCGTTTGTCACGCTGCACGCCGGGCTCGGGACATTCCGCCCGGTGAAGGCAGAGAACATCGAGGAGCACGCGATGCACCCGGAGGAGTTCGAGCTTTCTGAGGCAGCGGCCGGACAGGTAAATCGCGCGCTCTCTGAAGGACGCAGGATTGTCTGCGTGGGGACGACGACTGTCCGAGTCCTCGAAGGGCAGGCCTTCGAGGAAAGTCCGAATGACGAAACTCGAATGTCGAATACTCCTCACCCCGTCCCTCTCCTCTTGGAGGAGAGGGAGAGCGAAGCGACGGTGAGGAGGAAAGCGGTGAATGGCGGGTGGCGGGTGAAGCCGGGGAAGGGGCAGATCGACCTCTACATCTATCCAGGCTACGAGTGGAAGGTGGTCGGAGCACTGCTTACTAACTTCCATCTACCCAAGTCTACGTTGTTGATGCTGGTTTCTGCCTTGGCTGGCCGCGACGCGGTTCTGGCGGCGTATCGGCACGCAGTCGAGCAGAGGTACAGGTTCTATTCGTTTGGCGACGCGATGCTGGTGGTATGA
- a CDS encoding phosphoribosylaminoimidazolesuccinocarboxamide synthase, translating to MVVKQAELPGIGRVAQGKVRDIFEVGEHLMIVATDRLSAFDVVLPDPIPDKGKVLTQLSKFWFERFGKLVPNHVVETDAARFPGALAPFREQLDGRAMLVRRAKPLPVECVVRGYLAGSGWNDYQKTGAVCGIRLPAGMKQAEKLPEAIFTPSTKATTGHDENITQDQAAALVGADVAREIGEVSLNIYRRAAEYALGRGIIIADTKFEFGLFDGKLMWIDEALTPDSSRFWSVAEYKVGMSPPSFDKQFVRDYLLSIKWDKTPPAPNLPAEVVKGTSDRYREAYRLITGSELG from the coding sequence GTGGTAGTGAAACAGGCCGAGTTGCCGGGTATTGGACGGGTCGCTCAGGGCAAAGTCAGGGACATATTCGAGGTCGGCGAGCACCTCATGATTGTCGCCACCGATCGGCTGTCGGCATTCGACGTGGTCCTGCCGGACCCGATTCCGGACAAAGGAAAGGTGCTGACCCAGCTTTCGAAGTTCTGGTTCGAACGGTTCGGGAAACTGGTGCCGAATCACGTGGTTGAGACGGACGCGGCGCGCTTCCCCGGAGCCCTTGCGCCGTTTCGCGAGCAGCTTGACGGCCGGGCGATGCTGGTGCGCCGGGCAAAACCGCTGCCGGTGGAGTGTGTGGTGCGCGGGTACCTCGCGGGCAGTGGCTGGAACGACTACCAGAAGACCGGGGCGGTTTGCGGTATCAGGCTGCCGGCGGGAATGAAGCAGGCAGAGAAGCTGCCCGAAGCGATATTCACGCCATCCACCAAGGCGACGACCGGCCACGACGAGAACATCACGCAGGACCAGGCGGCCGCACTGGTAGGTGCGGATGTGGCTCGGGAAATAGGGGAAGTGTCCCTCAATATCTACCGGCGGGCAGCGGAGTATGCTCTGGGCCGGGGCATCATCATCGCCGATACGAAGTTCGAATTCGGGCTGTTTGACGGCAAGCTGATGTGGATTGACGAGGCGCTCACGCCCGACTCGTCGCGGTTCTGGTCGGTCGCGGAGTACAAGGTCGGAATGTCGCCGCCGAGCTTCGACAAGCAGTTCGTGCGCGACTATCTGCTTTCTATCAAGTGGGACAAGACCCCGCCCGCGCCGAACCTGCCGGCAGAAGTCGTCAAGGGTACGTCAGACCGCTACCGCGAAGCATATCGGTTGATCACCGGCAGCGAACTCGGATGA
- a CDS encoding SagB/ThcOx family dehydrogenase has product MVQPVGSDSLVKLPPPDTVGRITVEQALWHRRSVRSFADESLSVAQVGQLLWSAQGLNRGLVGRTAPSAGATYPMELYLVAGKVKGLKPGLYHYGFDGHFLSLVKGGDQRASLAEAALGQSSITAAPAVLVLGADFSRTARAYGQRAPRYVYMEAGHIGENVHLQCEALGLGTVMIGAFQDGRVKKLIGTGREPLYIMPVGRKRSR; this is encoded by the coding sequence ATGGTCCAACCGGTCGGCTCTGATTCCCTGGTCAAGCTGCCTCCGCCGGATACGGTTGGCCGTATCACGGTCGAGCAGGCGCTCTGGCACCGGCGCTCGGTCCGGTCTTTCGCCGACGAATCGCTTTCAGTCGCGCAGGTCGGGCAGTTGCTGTGGTCAGCCCAGGGGCTGAACCGCGGCCTGGTCGGCCGCACCGCGCCTTCGGCCGGGGCTACGTACCCAATGGAGCTCTACCTGGTTGCAGGCAAGGTGAAGGGCCTGAAGCCGGGACTGTATCACTACGGGTTTGACGGCCACTTCCTCTCGCTTGTGAAGGGCGGAGACCAACGGGCGTCGCTGGCGGAAGCGGCGCTTGGCCAAAGCTCAATCACGGCTGCGCCTGCTGTGCTGGTCCTGGGTGCCGACTTCAGCCGCACCGCGCGAGCGTACGGACAGCGTGCGCCCCGCTATGTGTACATGGAGGCCGGCCACATCGGTGAGAACGTCCATCTGCAGTGTGAGGCGCTCGGGCTGGGCACCGTGATGATCGGAGCGTTCCAGGATGGCCGGGTGAAGAAGCTGATCGGGACAGGGCGGGAACCGTTGTACATCATGCCGGTAGGCAGGAAAAGGTCGAGGTGA
- the purE gene encoding 5-(carboxyamino)imidazole ribonucleotide mutase — MKNQPVVAIAMGSDSDLAVMSEAAKVLDEFGLGHEVLIVSAHRTPDRCRTFARGAAGRGIKVIVAGAGKAAHLAGVIAAHTTLPVIGVPLDAGMNGLDALLSTVQMPGGIPVACMAVGKAGAKNAGLLAVAILALGDPGLARGLAAYRDRMAKEVAAKAKAAARSAGAAKS; from the coding sequence ATGAAAAACCAGCCAGTTGTCGCCATAGCGATGGGCAGTGATTCGGACCTGGCGGTGATGTCCGAAGCCGCGAAGGTCCTGGATGAGTTTGGTCTCGGGCACGAGGTGCTGATAGTCTCGGCGCACCGGACTCCGGACCGTTGCCGCACGTTCGCACGCGGCGCGGCCGGACGAGGCATCAAGGTGATTGTGGCCGGGGCAGGCAAGGCCGCTCATCTGGCCGGGGTGATTGCCGCGCACACGACTTTGCCTGTAATCGGCGTGCCGCTGGACGCGGGGATGAACGGGCTCGACGCGCTGCTCTCGACCGTGCAGATGCCGGGAGGAATCCCGGTGGCCTGTATGGCAGTGGGCAAGGCCGGGGCGAAGAATGCGGGCCTGCTGGCCGTCGCCATCCTGGCCCTGGGTGACCCGGGCCTCGCCAGGGGACTTGCGGCCTACCGTGACCGGATGGCGAAGGAAGTCGCGGCCAAGGCAAAGGCAGCCGCACGTTCCGCCGGCGCGGCAAAGAGCTAG
- the larA gene encoding nickel-dependent lactate racemase, producing the protein MATTGWFFMVGYSMNSGSACKETTACLYLLVRIELIHAPGKETVEVPDRNLAAILKPNDCCPFHDTSAALRQAAEACARFLGDAQRILVLVNDYTRPTPNAPILTALEPTLRNRDAKYLVCLGTHRPPTEPELARIFGPDFLNSSLIAHRSSLLCHDSKDNSRLFFLGKTSFGTDVWLNKELLWADKVITINSIEPHYFAGYTGGRKGFLPGIAGYDTITQNHNMVTRAGSTTFGLKGNPVHEDMTEAARMLPRPVFSIQLSQDRNHNLLSIRCGDLFKSFDEAAADAHTVFAVPVKEKADIVLSVLGPPSNINFYQAQRAVEFARPVLKDPSVHITVSACYDGVGNDSFIKVFQGCSSPSEILQSATCNQQSEISSPSSPSSSTSVTHHSSLLSPHSSLLGWHKSARLAQIMQTADLYTVMGIDDAVVKSVFMHPYKTAQAALDAAFAKLGKDARVYIIPDAGAVVPVLS; encoded by the coding sequence ATGGCGACAACTGGCTGGTTTTTCATGGTAGGCTATTCTATGAATTCCGGCTCAGCTTGTAAAGAAACGACCGCCTGCCTATACTTGCTCGTGCGAATAGAACTCATCCACGCCCCGGGCAAAGAGACGGTCGAAGTGCCGGACCGAAACCTGGCCGCAATCCTCAAACCCAACGACTGCTGTCCGTTCCATGACACCAGCGCGGCACTACGGCAGGCAGCCGAGGCCTGCGCCCGGTTCCTCGGCGACGCGCAGCGCATCCTGGTGCTCGTGAACGACTACACGCGTCCCACTCCCAACGCGCCGATTCTCACAGCCCTGGAGCCGACGCTCCGCAACCGCGACGCGAAATACCTCGTCTGCCTCGGCACGCACCGCCCGCCAACCGAACCCGAACTCGCACGCATCTTCGGCCCCGACTTCCTCAACTCATCGCTCATCGCTCATCGCTCATCGCTTCTCTGCCACGACTCCAAAGACAACTCCCGCCTCTTCTTCCTCGGCAAGACCAGCTTCGGCACCGACGTCTGGCTCAACAAAGAGCTTCTCTGGGCCGACAAAGTCATCACCATCAACTCCATCGAACCGCACTACTTCGCGGGCTACACCGGCGGCCGCAAAGGCTTCCTGCCCGGGATTGCCGGGTACGACACCATCACCCAGAACCACAACATGGTCACCCGCGCAGGTTCGACGACGTTCGGACTCAAAGGCAACCCGGTGCATGAAGACATGACCGAAGCCGCCCGGATGCTCCCGCGCCCGGTCTTCTCCATCCAGCTCTCCCAGGACCGGAACCACAACCTACTCTCCATCCGCTGCGGCGACCTGTTCAAGTCATTCGACGAAGCCGCAGCCGACGCGCACACGGTCTTCGCCGTGCCGGTGAAAGAGAAGGCTGACATCGTCCTCAGCGTGCTGGGCCCGCCCTCGAACATCAACTTCTACCAGGCCCAGCGGGCGGTCGAATTCGCCCGGCCCGTGCTCAAAGACCCGTCTGTTCACATCACCGTCTCGGCCTGCTACGACGGCGTCGGCAACGACAGCTTCATCAAGGTCTTCCAAGGCTGCTCCTCCCCCTCCGAGATTCTGCAATCTGCAACCTGCAATCAGCAATCTGAAATCTCCTCTCCCTCCTCCCCTTCCTCCTCGACTTCCGTCACTCATCACTCCTCCCTCCTCTCTCCTCACTCCTCTCTCCTTGGTTGGCACAAATCCGCCCGCCTTGCCCAGATAATGCAGACTGCTGACCTCTACACGGTGATGGGAATAGACGACGCAGTCGTGAAGAGCGTCTTCATGCACCCCTACAAGACCGCGCAGGCCGCGCTCGACGCGGCCTTTGCCAAACTCGGCAAAGACGCCCGCGTCTACATCATCCCCGACGCCGGCGCCGTCGTCCCGGTCCTCTCCTAG